A section of the Streptomyces xinghaiensis S187 genome encodes:
- a CDS encoding UDP-glucose dehydrogenase family protein, whose translation MAPKITVIGTGYLGATHAAAMAELGFEVLGLDISPEKIETLSAGDVPMYEPGLEELLRRHVAGHPGSSGRLRFTTSYEEVGEFGDIHFVCVNTPQKHGEYACDMSYVDSAFASLAPHLRRPALVVGKSTVPVGSAARLAALLAGQAPAGEDAELAWNPEFLREGFAVKDTLHPDRIVIGVTSERAEKQLREVYATPLAEGSPLVVTDFPTAELVKVAANSFLATKISFINAMAEVCEAADGDVAKLAEAIGHDERIGNKFLRAGIGFGGGCLPKDIRAFMARAGELGSPQALAFLREVDSVNMRRRGHMVELAREAVGGGFLGVRVAVLGAAFKPDSDDVRDSPALNVAGQIHLQGGQVTVYDPKAMENARRVFPTLGYAPSALEAARGADVVLHLTEWREFRELDPVALGEVVAERRLLDGRNALDPDTWREAGWTYRALGRPRA comes from the coding sequence ATGGCACCCAAGATCACTGTGATCGGCACCGGCTACCTCGGCGCCACGCACGCCGCGGCGATGGCCGAACTCGGCTTCGAGGTCCTGGGGCTCGACATCTCCCCCGAGAAGATCGAGACGCTCTCGGCGGGCGACGTCCCCATGTACGAGCCCGGGCTGGAGGAACTGCTCCGCAGGCACGTCGCGGGCCACCCCGGATCCAGCGGCCGGCTCCGCTTCACCACCTCCTACGAGGAGGTGGGCGAGTTCGGCGACATCCACTTCGTCTGCGTCAACACCCCGCAGAAGCACGGCGAGTACGCCTGCGACATGAGCTACGTCGACAGCGCGTTCGCCTCACTGGCACCGCATCTTCGCCGGCCCGCGCTCGTCGTCGGCAAGTCCACGGTTCCGGTGGGCAGCGCCGCCCGGCTCGCGGCCCTGCTGGCCGGGCAGGCCCCGGCGGGCGAGGACGCCGAGCTCGCCTGGAACCCGGAGTTCCTGCGCGAGGGCTTCGCCGTCAAGGACACCCTCCACCCGGACCGCATCGTCATCGGCGTCACGAGCGAGCGGGCCGAGAAGCAGCTGCGCGAGGTCTACGCGACCCCGCTCGCGGAGGGCTCGCCGCTGGTCGTCACCGACTTCCCGACCGCCGAGCTGGTGAAGGTCGCCGCCAACTCCTTCCTCGCCACCAAGATCTCCTTCATCAACGCCATGGCCGAGGTCTGCGAGGCCGCCGACGGCGATGTGGCCAAGCTCGCCGAGGCCATCGGGCACGACGAACGGATCGGCAACAAGTTCCTGCGGGCGGGGATCGGCTTCGGCGGCGGCTGCCTGCCCAAGGACATCCGGGCCTTCATGGCCCGCGCGGGCGAGCTGGGCTCCCCGCAGGCGCTGGCCTTCCTCCGCGAGGTCGACTCCGTCAACATGCGCCGCCGCGGCCACATGGTCGAACTGGCCCGCGAGGCCGTGGGCGGCGGCTTCCTCGGGGTACGGGTGGCCGTGCTCGGCGCCGCCTTCAAGCCGGATTCGGACGACGTACGGGACTCCCCCGCGCTCAACGTGGCCGGGCAGATCCACCTCCAGGGCGGCCAGGTCACCGTCTACGACCCGAAGGCCATGGAGAACGCCCGCCGGGTCTTCCCCACCCTCGGGTACGCCCCGAGCGCGCTGGAGGCCGCGCGCGGCGCCGATGTGGTGCTGCACCTGACGGAGTGGCGCGAGTTCCGGGAGCTCGACCCGGTGGCGCTGGGCGAGGTCGTCGCCGAGCGCCGTCTCCTGGACGGGCGGAACGCCCTCGACCCGGACACCTGGCGCGAGGCCGGCTGGACCTACCGGGCCCTGGGACGGCCCCGCGCCTAG
- a CDS encoding acyl-CoA dehydrogenase: protein MSSTEFDLYRPSEEHDMLRDSVRALAEAKIAPFAAEVDEEGRFPQEALDALTANDLHAVHVPESFGGAGADALATVIVIEEVARVCASSSLIPAVNKLGSLPVVLSGSEELKKKYLTPLAKGQGMFSYCLSEPDAGSDAAGMKTRAVRDGDFWVLNGVKRWITNAGVSEYYTVMAVTDPEKRSKGISAFVVEKSDEGVSFGAPERKLGIKGSPTREVYFDNVRIPADRMIGEEGTGFATAMKTLDHTRITIAAQALGIAQGALDYAKGYVQERKQFGKPIADFQGVQFMLADMAMKIEAARQLTYAAAAKSERVDADLTFFGAAAKCYASDAAMEVTTDAVQLLGGYGYTRDYPVERMMRDAKITQIYEGTNQVQRIVMARNLPK from the coding sequence TTGTCGTCCACCGAATTCGACCTCTACCGGCCGTCCGAGGAGCACGACATGCTCCGCGACTCGGTCCGTGCGCTCGCCGAGGCGAAGATCGCGCCCTTCGCCGCCGAGGTGGACGAGGAGGGCCGCTTCCCGCAGGAGGCGCTGGACGCCCTGACCGCCAACGACCTGCACGCCGTCCACGTCCCCGAGTCCTTCGGCGGCGCGGGCGCCGACGCGCTCGCCACGGTCATCGTCATCGAGGAGGTGGCCCGCGTCTGCGCCTCCTCCTCCCTGATCCCCGCGGTGAACAAGCTCGGCTCGCTGCCGGTGGTGCTCTCCGGCTCCGAGGAGCTGAAGAAGAAGTACCTGACCCCGCTCGCCAAGGGGCAGGGCATGTTCTCGTACTGCCTCTCCGAGCCGGACGCCGGTTCCGACGCCGCGGGCATGAAGACCCGCGCCGTCCGCGACGGCGACTTCTGGGTGCTCAACGGCGTGAAGCGTTGGATCACCAACGCCGGCGTCAGCGAGTACTACACGGTCATGGCCGTCACCGACCCGGAGAAGCGCAGCAAGGGCATCTCCGCCTTCGTCGTCGAGAAGTCCGACGAGGGTGTCTCCTTCGGCGCCCCGGAGCGGAAGCTCGGCATCAAGGGCTCGCCGACCCGCGAGGTCTACTTCGACAACGTCCGCATCCCCGCCGACCGCATGATCGGCGAGGAGGGCACCGGCTTCGCGACCGCGATGAAGACCCTCGACCACACCCGCATCACCATCGCCGCCCAGGCGCTCGGCATCGCCCAGGGTGCCCTCGACTACGCCAAGGGCTACGTCCAGGAGCGCAAGCAGTTCGGCAAGCCGATCGCCGACTTCCAGGGCGTCCAGTTCATGCTCGCCGACATGGCGATGAAGATCGAGGCCGCCCGCCAGCTCACCTACGCGGCCGCCGCCAAGTCCGAGCGCGTCGACGCCGACCTCACCTTCTTCGGCGCCGCCGCCAAGTGCTACGCCTCGGACGCCGCCATGGAGGTCACCACCGACGCGGTCCAGCTCCTCGGCGGCTACGGCTACACCCGGGACTACCCGGTGGAGCGCATGATGCGCGACGCCAAGATCACCCAGATCTACGAGGGCACCAACCAGGTCCAGCGCATCGTCATGGCCCGCAACCTGCCCAAGTAA
- a CDS encoding LCP family protein → MTDWPQGRTADGDGYGRGGAMPGPEPTRRMPHMRHGAQPAGPTPPPPPAPPYGRVPAQQSQGYDDPYAGGDGYNTGQVYGGGGGHGGDPYGRPAPDWGRRIKRGLVTLVLVALVVSVGTYFWADSKLRREVDLSIVKDRPEAGEGTNYLIVGSDSREGLSAEDQKRLHTGRVEGKRTDSMMILHVGDNGSTMVSLPRDSYVTIPDFTGSESGKDFPASGPAKLNASYSKDGAPLLVRTVEFNTGLKIDHYAEIGFGGFAEIVDAVGGVEMDIPRDLKEKNSGIDLKKGRQTLDGEQALAFVRQRYGLAGGDLDRTKNQQKFLSALASQTASPSTVLNPFKLYPVMGAGLDTLIVDEDMSLFDLASMFWAMKDVTGGGGKQMNMPIAGSAPGGSLRWDMPKVKQLVSELKNDEPVTVSE, encoded by the coding sequence ATGACTGACTGGCCCCAGGGGCGGACCGCGGACGGTGACGGCTACGGACGCGGCGGCGCGATGCCCGGACCGGAGCCGACGCGGCGGATGCCCCACATGCGGCACGGCGCACAGCCGGCCGGACCGACACCGCCGCCTCCTCCCGCACCGCCGTACGGCCGCGTGCCCGCCCAGCAGTCGCAGGGCTACGACGACCCCTACGCCGGCGGTGACGGATACAACACCGGCCAGGTCTACGGCGGTGGCGGCGGGCACGGCGGCGACCCGTACGGCCGCCCGGCCCCGGACTGGGGCCGCCGCATCAAGCGCGGTCTGGTGACGCTGGTCCTCGTCGCGCTGGTGGTGAGCGTCGGCACCTACTTCTGGGCGGACTCCAAGCTGCGCCGTGAGGTGGATCTCAGCATCGTCAAGGACCGCCCCGAGGCCGGCGAGGGCACCAACTACCTGATCGTGGGCTCCGACAGCCGCGAAGGTCTCTCCGCCGAGGACCAGAAGCGGCTGCACACCGGCCGGGTCGAGGGCAAGCGCACCGACTCGATGATGATCCTGCACGTCGGTGACAACGGGAGCACCATGGTCTCCCTGCCGCGCGACTCGTATGTCACCATCCCCGACTTCACCGGCTCGGAGAGCGGCAAGGACTTCCCCGCCTCCGGCCCCGCCAAGCTGAACGCCTCGTACTCCAAGGACGGCGCGCCGCTGCTGGTCCGCACCGTCGAGTTCAACACCGGGCTGAAGATCGACCACTACGCCGAGATCGGTTTCGGCGGCTTCGCGGAGATCGTGGACGCGGTGGGCGGTGTCGAGATGGACATCCCGCGCGACCTCAAGGAGAAGAACTCCGGCATCGACCTGAAGAAGGGCCGCCAGACGCTCGACGGCGAGCAGGCGCTGGCCTTCGTCCGGCAGCGCTACGGCCTGGCCGGCGGCGACCTGGACCGCACCAAGAACCAGCAGAAGTTCCTCTCGGCCCTGGCCTCCCAGACCGCGAGCCCCTCGACGGTCCTGAACCCCTTCAAGCTCTACCCGGTGATGGGCGCCGGGCTCGACACCCTGATCGTCGACGAGGACATGAGCCTGTTCGACCTGGCCTCCATGTTCTGGGCCATGAAGGACGTCACGGGCGGCGGCGGCAAGCAGATGAACATGCCGATCGCGGGCTCGGCACCCGGCGGCTCCCTCCGGTGGGACATGCCCAAGGTCAAGCAGCTGGTCTCCGAGCTCAAGAACGACGAGCCGGTCACCGTCTCCGAGTAG
- a CDS encoding acyl-CoA thioesterase — protein sequence MTDQALSAHQTVPSKPTSASRTTLSHIMTAHDTNLLGTVHGGVIMKLVDDAAGAVAGRHSGGPAVTASMDEMVFLEPVRVGDLVHVRAQVNWTGRSSMEVGVRVMAERWNESTPATQVGSAYLVFAAVDAAGRPRPVPQVVPETERDKRRYQEAQIRRTHRLARRRAIKELREKRAAEGIGD from the coding sequence ATGACCGATCAGGCCCTCTCCGCGCACCAGACCGTTCCGAGCAAGCCCACCAGCGCCTCGCGTACCACCCTGTCCCACATCATGACCGCACATGACACCAATCTTCTGGGCACGGTGCACGGCGGCGTGATCATGAAGCTGGTGGACGACGCGGCGGGCGCGGTCGCGGGACGGCACTCGGGCGGTCCGGCCGTCACGGCCTCGATGGACGAGATGGTCTTCCTGGAGCCGGTCCGCGTCGGCGACCTGGTGCATGTGCGGGCCCAGGTCAACTGGACCGGCCGGTCCTCGATGGAGGTCGGCGTGCGGGTGATGGCGGAGCGCTGGAACGAGTCGACGCCCGCCACCCAGGTCGGCAGCGCCTACCTCGTCTTCGCGGCGGTCGACGCCGCGGGCAGGCCACGGCCGGTGCCGCAGGTGGTGCCCGAGACCGAGCGGGACAAGCGCCGCTACCAGGAGGCGCAGATCCGCCGGACGCACCGGCTGGCGCGCCGCCGCGCGATCAAGGAGCTGCGGGAGAAGCGCGCCGCCGAGGGCATCGGGGACTGA
- a CDS encoding LCP family protein, with protein MTTPAAPGPRPDPSGRTGGRRSRRSRWGLRLALCVSAVVLSAAGAGHAVVGGLGTAIERVDPFAGLPDRPARADGGDGLTFLLVGTDGRDRITPEQRRKYRLGGEPCHCTDAILLVHLSADRRRAGVVSIPRDSYAELPADAESGGKDGPGAGGGTGDGAGAGDGSGAEGTGGGRPVKINSVYAEGGPRLTVRTVENLTRVRIDHYLEVDFSSFIRTVDLLGGVDICTTRPLRDPRSGLDLPAGTSRLDGGEALSYVRARHLDAEGDLGRMRRQQLFLAALLDRAAESGLLLNPVALDRAAGRLLRSVRADPGLGPEELIGLGRAMRGFTAASSEFVSVPVADPDHRVPGIGSTVLWDRPKAEALFEALREDRPLTGAGGHSGRHDDSGRPGEPAGEEPSRPGGETPGPVRGDEIVCP; from the coding sequence ATGACCACGCCCGCCGCCCCCGGTCCGCGCCCCGACCCCTCCGGCCGGACCGGGGGCCGGCGCTCCCGCCGGTCGCGGTGGGGCCTGCGGCTCGCGCTCTGCGTCTCCGCGGTCGTGCTGTCGGCCGCCGGGGCGGGGCACGCGGTGGTGGGCGGTCTGGGCACCGCCATCGAACGGGTGGACCCCTTCGCCGGGCTGCCCGACCGGCCCGCGCGGGCGGACGGCGGCGACGGGCTCACCTTCCTCCTCGTCGGCACGGACGGCCGCGACCGGATCACGCCCGAGCAGCGGCGGAAGTACCGGCTGGGCGGTGAGCCCTGCCACTGCACCGACGCCATCCTGCTGGTGCACCTCTCCGCGGACCGGAGGCGGGCCGGCGTGGTGAGCATCCCCCGTGACTCGTACGCGGAGCTGCCGGCGGACGCGGAGAGCGGCGGGAAGGACGGGCCCGGGGCCGGGGGCGGTACGGGGGACGGGGCCGGAGCCGGGGACGGGAGCGGCGCGGAGGGCACCGGCGGCGGCCGCCCCGTCAAGATCAACTCGGTCTACGCCGAGGGCGGTCCGCGGCTCACCGTACGGACGGTGGAGAACCTCACCCGGGTCCGTATCGACCATTACCTGGAGGTCGACTTCAGCAGCTTCATCCGCACCGTCGACCTGCTCGGCGGCGTCGACATCTGCACCACCCGGCCGCTCCGGGACCCGCGGAGCGGCCTGGACCTGCCGGCCGGCACCAGCAGGCTGGACGGCGGCGAGGCGCTGTCCTACGTCCGGGCCCGCCATCTCGACGCCGAGGGCGACCTGGGACGGATGCGGCGCCAGCAGCTGTTCCTGGCCGCGCTATTGGACCGGGCGGCGGAGAGCGGCCTGCTGCTGAACCCGGTCGCACTGGACCGGGCGGCCGGCCGGCTGCTCCGCTCCGTCCGGGCCGACCCCGGCCTCGGCCCGGAGGAACTGATTGGCCTGGGCCGGGCCATGCGCGGCTTCACCGCCGCGTCCTCGGAGTTCGTCTCGGTGCCGGTGGCCGACCCGGACCACCGGGTCCCCGGCATCGGCTCGACCGTTCTCTGGGACCGGCCGAAGGCGGAGGCGTTGTTCGAGGCGCTGCGCGAGGACCGGCCGCTGACCGGCGCCGGCGGGCACTCCGGCCGCCACGACGACTCCGGCCGCCCCGGGGAACCGGCCGGCGAGGAGCCGTCGCGACCCGGCGGTGAGACGCCGGGCCCGGTCCGGGGCGACGAGATCGTCTGCCCCTGA
- a CDS encoding glycosyltransferase family 2 protein, producing MNASPEQPPPAVSVIMPVLNEERHLRASVRHILQQEYAGELEVVIALGPSADRTDEIAAELVREDSRVRTVPNPTGRTPAALNAAIKASRHPVVVRVDGHGMLSPDYIATAVRLLAETGAQNVGGIMHAEGENAWEQAVAAAMTSRIGVGNAAFHTGGAAAPAETVYLGVFRREALEQQGGYNEEFIRAQDWELNFRIREAGGLIWFSPELRVSYRPRPTVRALAKQYKDYGRWRHVVARYHKGSINLRYLAPPAALLAIAAGAVVGAVLTPWGLVVPAGYLAAVTAGSLPAGRGLPLAARLRIPVALATMHMSWGFGFLTSPRSLARRVIASRRPAVTAEPAPSPEGGPAEKAGSAETAG from the coding sequence ATGAACGCCTCCCCTGAACAGCCGCCGCCGGCCGTCTCCGTGATCATGCCGGTGCTCAACGAAGAGCGGCATCTGCGCGCCTCCGTCCGGCACATCCTGCAGCAGGAGTACGCGGGCGAGCTCGAAGTGGTGATCGCCCTCGGCCCGTCCGCGGACCGCACGGACGAGATCGCCGCCGAGCTGGTCCGCGAGGACTCGCGCGTGCGCACGGTGCCCAACCCCACCGGCCGCACCCCGGCCGCCCTGAACGCCGCCATCAAGGCGTCCCGGCACCCGGTCGTGGTGCGCGTCGACGGCCACGGCATGCTCTCCCCGGACTACATCGCCACCGCCGTCCGGCTGCTGGCGGAGACCGGCGCGCAGAACGTCGGCGGCATCATGCACGCCGAGGGGGAGAACGCCTGGGAGCAGGCCGTCGCCGCGGCCATGACCTCCAGGATCGGGGTCGGCAACGCCGCCTTCCACACCGGCGGCGCGGCGGCCCCGGCCGAGACGGTCTACCTGGGCGTCTTCCGCCGGGAGGCGCTGGAGCAGCAGGGCGGCTACAACGAGGAGTTCATCCGCGCCCAGGACTGGGAGCTGAACTTCCGCATCCGCGAGGCCGGCGGGCTGATCTGGTTCTCGCCGGAGCTCCGGGTCTCGTACCGGCCCCGGCCGACGGTGCGGGCGCTGGCCAAGCAGTACAAGGACTACGGCCGCTGGCGCCATGTCGTGGCCCGCTACCACAAGGGCTCCATCAACCTGCGCTATCTCGCCCCGCCGGCCGCCCTGCTCGCCATCGCGGCGGGCGCGGTCGTCGGCGCCGTCCTCACCCCCTGGGGCCTCGTCGTCCCCGCCGGGTATCTCGCGGCCGTCACCGCGGGCTCGCTGCCGGCCGGCCGGGGGCTGCCGCTCGCGGCGCGGCTGCGCATCCCGGTGGCGCTGGCGACCATGCACATGTCGTGGGGGTTCGGGTTCCTCACCAGCCCGCGTTCGCTGGCGCGCCGGGTGATCGCGAGCCGCCGCCCGGCGGTCACGGCGGAGCCCGCCCCGTCCCCGGAGGGGGGACCGGCGGAGAAGGCCGGGTCGGCGGAGACCGCCGGCTGA
- a CDS encoding LCP family protein: MRQPSARRGGTEKEPEPADLGWDDSLYDERGGMDTVPLARASTEGRAARRSGTAGTSGSSGGGHGRSAPPRRGGGRRVLRWSAVTLSLLILGTAGAGYLYYEHLNGNLEKDELNLGDKRLDKTAPNADGNTPLNILLLGSDSRNSEENVRLGGARGDVGRKPLADVQMLLHVSADRSNMSVISVPRDTRVTVPKCTDPEDGTVYQETSTTINSSLQHGGPGCTVATWEELTGVPVDHFMMIDFAGVVDMADAVGGVPVCVNANVKDPKSGLRLEKGETVIKGEQALQWLRTRHGFQNGSDIGRAKAQHLYMNSMVRQLKAGTKLTNPNKLRKLAEAATKALTVDQGLGSVGKLYDLGSDLQRVPTERITMATMPWVEDPQNPLAHLVPKPGDADRLFSLVRNDVALDGKDKKKATEKSPEPSDPAAPKAEIPVIVQNGTGTAAQAPVQGRAAGIAGVLAREGYARAVADATPKSQADTTVSYPSKDLRGDAELVAKSLGLPAGAVRIAQDVEQITVVVGADWRTAGAYPEPSKNPADDKAPESADALNGNDKACMDVNPRYSF, from the coding sequence ATGCGGCAGCCGAGTGCCCGCAGGGGCGGTACGGAGAAGGAACCCGAGCCGGCCGATCTCGGCTGGGACGACAGCCTGTACGACGAGCGGGGCGGCATGGACACCGTGCCGCTCGCCCGCGCCTCCACCGAGGGCCGGGCGGCACGGCGGTCCGGCACGGCCGGCACGTCCGGTTCCTCCGGCGGCGGGCACGGCAGGTCCGCGCCGCCCCGCCGGGGCGGCGGCCGCCGGGTGCTCCGCTGGTCGGCCGTCACGCTGTCGCTGCTGATACTCGGCACGGCCGGCGCCGGGTACCTCTATTACGAGCACCTCAACGGCAACCTGGAGAAGGACGAGCTCAACCTCGGCGACAAGCGGCTCGACAAGACCGCGCCGAACGCCGACGGCAACACCCCGCTCAACATCCTGCTGCTCGGCTCCGACAGCCGTAACTCCGAGGAGAACGTCCGGCTGGGCGGCGCCCGCGGCGACGTGGGCCGCAAGCCCCTCGCCGACGTCCAGATGCTGCTGCACGTCTCGGCGGACCGCAGCAACATGTCGGTGATCAGCGTCCCGCGCGACACCCGGGTCACGGTTCCCAAGTGCACCGACCCCGAGGACGGCACCGTCTACCAGGAGACGAGCACCACCATCAACTCCAGCCTCCAGCACGGCGGTCCGGGCTGCACCGTCGCCACCTGGGAGGAGCTCACCGGTGTGCCCGTCGACCACTTCATGATGATCGACTTCGCCGGCGTGGTGGACATGGCCGACGCGGTCGGCGGTGTGCCCGTCTGCGTCAACGCCAACGTCAAGGACCCCAAGTCCGGGCTGCGGCTGGAGAAGGGCGAGACGGTCATCAAGGGCGAACAGGCCCTGCAGTGGCTGCGCACCCGGCACGGCTTCCAGAACGGCAGCGACATCGGCCGCGCCAAGGCGCAGCACCTGTACATGAACTCGATGGTCCGCCAGCTCAAGGCCGGCACCAAGCTGACCAACCCCAACAAGCTGCGCAAGCTCGCCGAGGCCGCCACCAAGGCGCTCACCGTCGACCAGGGCCTGGGCAGCGTCGGCAAACTGTACGACCTGGGCAGCGACCTCCAGCGGGTGCCGACGGAGCGGATCACCATGGCGACCATGCCGTGGGTCGAGGACCCGCAGAACCCGCTGGCGCACCTCGTGCCGAAGCCCGGCGACGCCGACCGGCTGTTCTCCCTGGTCCGCAACGACGTGGCGCTGGACGGCAAGGACAAGAAGAAGGCCACGGAGAAGAGCCCCGAGCCGAGCGACCCGGCCGCGCCCAAGGCGGAGATCCCGGTGATCGTGCAGAACGGCACCGGCACCGCCGCGCAGGCCCCGGTCCAGGGACGTGCCGCCGGCATCGCCGGAGTGCTGGCCCGGGAGGGCTACGCACGGGCCGTCGCGGACGCGACGCCCAAGTCACAGGCGGACACCACGGTCTCGTACCCCTCGAAGGACCTGCGCGGGGACGCCGAGCTCGTGGCGAAGTCGCTCGGCCTGCCCGCCGGCGCGGTGCGGATCGCTCAGGACGTCGAGCAGATCACCGTGGTCGTCGGCGCGGACTGGCGTACGGCGGGCGCCTACCCGGAGCCGTCGAAGAACCCGGCGGACGACAAGGCGCCGGAGAGCGCGGACGCGCTGAACGGCAACGACAAGGCCTGCATGGACGTCAACCCGCGGTACAGCTTCTAG
- a CDS encoding LCP family protein produces MDAQGRGRADDIDPADQWVLDPNTGNYVLRLQAPAERPASPAPRRGTPQAPAPRSAPGRSGPPRSASRRAAPAREEAQPGMPPQRGRRAAPKAGGGSSRRKRKQQAARKKKALYWTGGVMAFVLVAGGATAYALLEHFNGNISTVDVGGAGSDTITDGPMNILVLGTDVRTGKGNEGYGDKGSVGHADTTILFHVSEDRSNATALSFPRDMLTDVPDCPTKQPDGSTEVIPGQQNVRFNTSLGQGGRDPGCTMRTIEEITGLKVDHFMMADFNAVKTLSSAVGGVEVCLAKPIDDPKSHLKLSAGKHVVEGDQALAFVRTRYGLKFGSDLDRIQLQQQFLSSMIRKMKSGDTLTDPTKLWDLATAATKALTVDTGIGSVNKLIALANNLKKINIKNISFVTVPVLDSEDKASVVLNEGPADQLFAMVREDVSLTDVKKKEKAEKEAADKAKTEGPKADPSEVRVEVLNGGAPIGAAQTTVDWLQNSEGVTRSANGGNAEGGEKLKKTVLEYAPNQADQARALAEMMGLAPSALKPGTEDAAETDAMTLTLGEDFDEPGQPLSAPSKAPENIQRVEADKQVCAE; encoded by the coding sequence GTGGACGCGCAAGGCCGTGGGCGGGCGGACGACATCGACCCCGCAGACCAGTGGGTGCTCGACCCGAATACCGGTAACTACGTACTGCGACTGCAGGCCCCCGCAGAGCGACCGGCCTCCCCCGCCCCGCGCAGAGGGACCCCCCAGGCGCCCGCGCCCCGCTCCGCGCCGGGACGCTCCGGGCCGCCCCGCTCCGCCTCCCGCCGCGCCGCCCCGGCCCGCGAAGAGGCCCAGCCCGGCATGCCGCCGCAGCGCGGCCGCCGGGCCGCGCCCAAGGCGGGTGGCGGCAGCAGCCGCCGCAAGCGCAAGCAGCAGGCCGCCCGGAAGAAGAAGGCGCTGTACTGGACCGGCGGCGTGATGGCGTTCGTCCTCGTCGCGGGCGGCGCGACGGCCTACGCCCTGCTCGAACACTTCAACGGCAACATCAGCACCGTGGACGTCGGCGGCGCGGGCAGCGACACCATCACCGACGGCCCGATGAACATCCTGGTCCTGGGCACGGACGTCCGTACCGGCAAGGGCAACGAGGGGTACGGCGACAAGGGCAGCGTCGGCCACGCCGACACCACGATCCTCTTCCACGTCTCCGAGGACCGCTCCAACGCCACCGCGCTCAGCTTCCCGCGTGACATGCTGACGGACGTCCCGGACTGCCCGACCAAGCAGCCGGACGGCTCGACCGAGGTCATCCCCGGTCAGCAGAACGTCCGCTTCAACACCAGCCTCGGCCAGGGCGGGCGCGACCCCGGCTGCACGATGCGCACCATCGAGGAGATAACCGGCCTGAAGGTCGACCACTTCATGATGGCCGACTTCAACGCGGTCAAGACGCTGTCCTCGGCGGTCGGCGGGGTCGAGGTCTGTCTCGCCAAGCCCATCGACGACCCGAAGTCGCATCTCAAACTGAGCGCGGGCAAGCACGTCGTCGAGGGCGACCAGGCCCTGGCCTTCGTCCGCACCCGCTACGGACTGAAGTTCGGCAGCGACCTGGACCGGATCCAGCTCCAGCAGCAGTTCCTGAGTTCGATGATCCGCAAGATGAAGTCCGGTGACACCCTGACCGATCCCACGAAGCTGTGGGATCTGGCCACCGCCGCCACCAAGGCGCTCACCGTCGACACCGGCATCGGCTCCGTCAACAAGCTGATAGCGCTGGCCAACAACCTGAAGAAGATCAACATCAAGAACATCTCCTTCGTGACCGTTCCGGTTCTCGACTCCGAGGACAAGGCGTCGGTCGTCCTCAACGAGGGGCCGGCCGACCAGCTCTTCGCGATGGTGCGGGAGGACGTCTCCCTCACCGACGTCAAGAAGAAGGAGAAGGCCGAGAAGGAAGCCGCGGACAAGGCCAAGACCGAGGGCCCCAAGGCGGACCCCTCGGAGGTCCGGGTCGAGGTCCTCAACGGCGGCGCCCCGATCGGGGCCGCCCAGACGACCGTCGACTGGCTGCAGAACAGCGAGGGCGTCACCCGCTCCGCCAACGGCGGCAACGCCGAGGGCGGCGAGAAGCTGAAGAAGACCGTCCTGGAGTACGCGCCGAACCAGGCCGACCAGGCCCGGGCGCTGGCGGAGATGATGGGCCTGGCCCCCTCCGCCCTCAAGCCCGGCACGGAGGACGCCGCCGAGACGGACGCCATGACGCTCACGCTCGGCGAGGACTTCGACGAGCCGGGGCAGCCGCTGAGCGCCCCGTCCAAGGCTCCGGAGAACATCCAGCGGGTCGAGGCCGACAAGCAGGTGTGCGCCGAGTGA